The Mauremys reevesii isolate NIE-2019 linkage group 1, ASM1616193v1, whole genome shotgun sequence genome has a segment encoding these proteins:
- the LOC120395959 gene encoding uncharacterized protein LOC120395959 has product MDSFTTPVSTLDFVLAPRAFGFVWRKHYISDSSHEGSLTQPLMDTPEPETQTLVRHPNEHEGLSLFAPLEVEGEHSSVESSEDKVNGKDFAQLDDAFLEDPQALDSVTSSSEDEPGSPCFCSMPIQIVEEDSEDDSYEEFRRLGMELTEPVPRREHKKVMRSIVCVAVYAVLNHCLREKLFEDCEGCVIDAPAQRRHDCVTWSSVDINCKLWGLCAELYLESLLNTVLAIGYAMQCLCLTQEHLA; this is encoded by the exons atggactccttcaccacccctgtgagcactttggactttgttttagccccgagggcctttggatttgtgtggagAAAGCACTATATCAGCGACAGTTCCCACGAGGGCTCTTTgactcagccgttgatggatacgccggaacccgaaacccaaactctcgtgaggcaccccaatgagcatgaaggcctctcattgttCGCCCCACTAGAGGTGGAAGGCGAACACAGCTCGGTTGAGTCATcggaggacaaggtgaatggaaaagactttgctcag cttgatgatgcctttctagaggacccgcaggccctggacagcgttacatcaagcagcgaagatgaaccgggatctccttgtttttgctcaatgccgatacaaattgttgaagaggactccgaGGATGACAGCTATGAGGAGTTTAGGAGgcttggcatggaactaactgagccagtgccgcgtcgtgagcataaaaaagtcatgcggtctattgtatgtgttgctgtttatgctgtccttaatcactgccttagggaaaagctttttgaagattgtgagggctgtgtcaTAGATGCGCCAGCCCAACGGCgccatgactgtgtgacttggtcTTCAGTAGATATAAACTGCAAGCTCTGGGGCTTGTGTGCTGAGCTGtatttggaaagcttattaaacactgttcttgccataggttatgctatgcaatgtctgtgcctaacccaagaacatttagcgtaa